CCCCCAGCAGCGCCCCCTGCACGGCGCCCGCGAGGGTGGGCAGGCCGCCCGCCTCCGCCGCCCCCGAGCGGGTGTTGAGCCACGCGAGCGCGAGGCCCAGCGCCACGCCGGGCAGCGTCAACTCGTCGGGGATGGTGTACGTGTCGAGGTCGATGGCGCTCGCCACGAGGAGCAGTGTGAACAGCAGCATCAGCCCCAGGGTGCCCGCCCCGAAGGTCGTGAGGGGAAACAGCGCCGCGATGGCTGCGTAGCCCGCGCCCGTCAGCAGCTCGACCACCGGATACCGCGCCTTGATGGGCGCCCGGCAGTAGCGGCACCGCCCCCCCAGCCCCAACCACGAGACGACGGGCACGAGGTCCAGGGGAGAAAGGCGGTGGTCGCACTTCGGGCAGTGGCTGGGCGGGAAGGCGACGCTCTCCCCGCGCGGCAGACGCCAGATCAGCACGTTCGAGAACGACCCGACCAGCAGGCCGAACACGCCAGCGAACACCACGAGAAGAACGTCAGGGCTCACGGGCAGAGTCTAGGGTGCCTGACCTGACAGGGACCTCGCAAACTCCCCGGGGGGCAGGGGCGGCCCGTCGTCCTCGGGAGAGCCGTGCCGGTCCTGGCCGGGCGTGTTCTCTTAGGGCGAAGGGAGATCGCCCTGGGGATTCCCCAGATCGACCAGGCATACTTCGGCGTAGCCCGCCGTGGGTTTGCGGCCGTCGATGGCGATGGAGGCCTCCAGGGGCGTCCGCCCGACCGAGGCCAGGCTGTAGAAGTCGTTGCGGCTGCCCCGGAAGTAGTCGGCCGACACGCGCCAGTTCTCCCAGCGCATGGGCGAGCCGTCCGTGTACTTCCCCCGCACCTCCAGGTAGTTGGTGGTCTCGTTCGTGTGGATGTGGACCAGTTTTCTGGCGTCCGTCTGGGGAAGCGTGCCGAAGCTGATCTTCTCCTGCCCGGCGGGAAAGTCTACCCGCGCGAGCCGCGTCCTGTCGGTGCAGGAGAGCAGCGCCGCCGTGGCCTGGTTGTAATCGAAGGCGTTGTTGGAGAGCCAGCCCATAAAGGGGACGACGATGAATTTGGGCAGTTTTTCCCTCACCCCGGGATCGGCCAGGTAGCCGTAGAGGGACAGCAAGGGCCCGGCCCCCGCCGAGGAGTAGTTGACCGTGTTCAGCCCGGTTTTGTATTCCAGCAAGGGACCGAAGTTGCTGTCGGGGAACCCCTGGCCGAAGCTGTCCCCGAAGATGCCGACGACGGCATCCTCATCGCCCAGCAGGGACTCGTCCTCCTGCTCGTAGCGGGCCTGGTAGCTCGTCATCTTGGGCAGCTTCTGCCCGCAGACACTCTCGAAACGGTTGCCGTAGGAGCCGGTAAAGGAGCTGCCCCCCGTAAAGGTGAGTGTTCCCTTCTTGGTGGGCAGCGTCCACTGCCGGGCCTTGATGATCCCGGCTATCAGCTCCGCCGTCTCCTCGGCCGCCTTCTCCGCGCCCGAGGTGGTCCAGTGGTGGTCGCGCGGGTAGAAGAAATCCTCGCCGCGGGCGCCGGGCTTGAATGCCAGGATGTCGGGCAGCAGGTCGACGACGTGGGCGCCCGTTCCCCGGGCGGACGCGATCATCTGTTCCCAGCTCTGCACGAACTTCTGGCTGGAGAAGTCGAGCCGCGGGTAAGCGGTCAGGTCCAGGCCCCCCGCGTACTTGATGGCCCGGGAGGGGACGGGGACGAGGATGAGTTCAGAACCCCGTGCCCGGAAAGCGTTGACGAGGAGGGTGAGCTGGCCCGCGCCCTTGAACTCATAGGTGTCCTGAAACTCGGGGCTCTCGAAGATAAAGCCATTCTTGCCGAACAGCTCGAAACTCCCCTTGCCGTCGTAGTCGCTGGACTTGGCGCAGCCCTGAAGGGGAGGGGTCTCGCTGGCCCGGGCGGGCATCTCCTGGGCGGCGCCGAGCCCGGCGAGCAGCAGGCCGGAAGACAGAAGGAATCCTGGAATAGTCATGTTGCTCCTTGGGCGGGGGGTGTGCCGGGAGTCTCCCGGGCGTGTGGGGCGGCTCCGGCACTGTCCAGCTCCGGGTAGTTGACCCTCAGGTACCGTTCGGGAATCTCCCAGATGACGACCCGGGGGGGCGTGGAGGTGCGTTCCGGGCTCCGCAGGTAGTCGCGCATGGGCAGGAAAGGCCCGCGCCCCTGATCGGCGACGTTGAGGACCTCGGTGCCCAGCGCCTGCTGGAGCTGCCCGGCGAAGTCCCAGACATTGGCCGAACTCGGCGCGCTGTAGCTTGTCCCCACCAGCGTGACGGCGATGCCCTCGTCGCCCAGTAGGCCGCCGCCGCCGTCCAGCCGCTCGGTCGACCGTGCCCGGACCCAGTCGGAGGTGGACGGCGCCCGCTCGACACCCGGCAGGTAGCGCAGCAGGTCCCCCGGGTAGAGTGCCGGGGCCGCCCGCGCCCCCCTGAATTCCCCCGCGGGCAACTCCAGCCCAAGTGAGCGCACCCGCGAGGCGACCGTCCGGGCCGCCACGCCCGCCCCATCGGGAGTCCAGTGGGTATCCGTGCGGAAGAACAGGTTGGGACTGCCCCCCGCCGCCGCCCGCCGCAGCGCCGCGTAGAGGTCGGGGGCGACGATTCCCTCGGCCTCCAGCCCCCGCCGGAAGGTCTCGTACTCCGGGGTCTTGCTCGCCGGGACGCGGGCGCCCCCCAGGTGCGACGAATACAGCCGGGCCTTGGCCGGAATCAGCGCTACCACGAGCCGCGCGCCGTCCCGCGCCAACTCGCGCCGCACCTGATCCACGTACCTCAGCTTGTCCCGCACCTCGCGGGCGTCGGTCGGTGCGGTCTCGAATTCCTCACTCGTGTACAGCCAGCCGTCCCGGCCCACCACGGCCCCCGGCTGGGCCTCCCCGAAGAGGCGGTATCCCACGCCGCCCCACAGGTCCAGGGCGGGGCGGCGCCAGGGGACACCGGCGTCCAGGCCCTTCTCGTAGGCGGCGGTCCACTCGCCGGCCCTGACGTTCTGGTCCCGGGGCAGGGTGCGCGCCCCCGGCGAGGTCAGGGCCAGCAGGGCGCCCGCCCCCAGCACGGCCAGGAGGAACAGGCCGGGGAGCCAGTGGAGCACCGCGGGAACGGCGTGTCTCTGACCGTCGTTTTTGACGTGATCCCGCGCGAATTCGGTCACGAGCCGACCTCAGAACTGGAAGTAGAGAAAGGGCGTGTAGGACTGGGCGCTGAGCTTGAGGATCGCCAGCACGAAGAGGGGCAGCAGGGCGGTGGTGGCCGCCACCGCGAGACGGGGGCGCAGCAGGCGGCTGCCCACATCGCCCACCCGCTCACCCCAGACCGGGGCCACGTAGACCAGCACGGCGGCGACGAGCATCGTGACGAGTTCGCTGGGCCGCACCTGCCAGGCCAGCGTGTCGGAGAGCCCCGCGCCGTTGAGCCCCACCATTCCCCGGTACATCCCGAAGGCGTCCGCCACGTTGTCCGCCCGGAACATCACCCATCCCAGGATCACCAGGAGCATCGTCCCGGGAATGGTGAGCCACGCGGGGGAGGGCCGCCAGAGCCCCGCCTCCTTCATCCGGCGCTCGGTGGCGAGCAGGCCGCCGTGCCACATGCCCCACAGCAGGAAGGTCCAGTTGGCCCCGTGCCACAGCCCCCCCAGCACCATCGTCAGGAAGAGGTTGAGGTAGGTCCGCGCCCGTCCCTTGCGGTTGCCGCCCAGGCCGATGTACAGGTACTCGCGCAGCCAGGAACTCAGGCTCATGTGCCAGCGCCGCCAGAACTCGGTGATCGAGCGCGAGATGTAGGGGTGGTTGAAGTTCTCGGGGAACTTGAAGCCCATCATGGCCGCCAAGCCAATTGCCATGTCCGAGTACCCGCTGAAGTCGAAGTAGAGCTGGAGGGTGTAGGCGAGAGCGCCCAGCCAACTGTCGGCCAGCGTGGGGTTGGGCTGGTTGAAGGCGGCGGTGACGAGCGGGGCGATGGAGTCGGCGATCAGGACCTTCTTGGCAAAGCCGGTCATGAAGCGGGTGGCCCCGTAGCTGAACCCCTCCAGGGTGTGGGTGCGGTGCCGGAACTGGTCGGCGAGCAGGTTGTACTTCAGCACCGGCCCGGCGATCAGGTGCGGGAACAGGGCTATAAAGGCGGCGAAGTCCAGCAGGTTGTGAGTGGGCGGTTCCTCCCGGCGGTACACGTCCACCAGGTAGCTGATGGCGTGGAAGATGAAGAACGACAAGCCGATGGGGAGCAGGATGGGCGCCCAGGCGAAGGGGGCGAAACCCAGGCTGGTCACCACCGCATTGAAGCTCTCGACGCCGAAGTTCGCGTACTTGAAGTACCCGAGCGCCCCCAGGTTCAATGCGACCGCGACGGCCAGAATCTGGAAGCGCCGCCTTCCCTCGGCCCGCCCCAGGGCGAGCGCGAAGACGTACGCGGCCAGGGTCACGCCGACCAGCAGCCACAGGAAGTCCAGCCGCCACCACCCGTACAGGGCGTAGCTGCCCACCAGAATCCACCCCGAGCGCCAGCGGAAGGGCAGCAGGTAATACACCACCAGGAAGGCGGGCAGGAACAGAAAGAGAAAGACGTTGCTGCTGAAAACCACGTCTGCCCCCTAGCGGGTGGTCGTGCTCGCCGTCAGGGTGGTTCCCCCGTCTGTCACCACGATGGCGTACGCCTTGCCGCGCTCCAGCCGGACCGCCTTCATCACGTTCAGGCTCCTGGGCCCGGCGAAGGTCGCCAGGTCCACGGTGATGCCGTTCACGGCCCGGTTGCCGCTCTCGCCCGGCTTCACGCCCTGAATCACGGTGGTCTTGCCATCCGCCGTTTTCAGGTCCACGCTGGGAAGGCTGCTGAGGTTGTATACCACCAGCAGGGCCTTGGCGCGGTTGTCGGCGGGGGCGTCGGGCAGCAGGCTCAGCTTGCCGCCGTGCAGGACCACCGTGTAGAACTTGCCCGCCTCGACCCTGAACTTCTGGCTGGCGGCACCGGCCCGGACGCTCACGTCGCCCTGGGGAATCACCACATAGGTGCTGACCGCCCCCTTGTCCGCCACCACGCTGCGGGTCCCGAGCGTGGCCGCCGGAGCACCCGCGACACGCACGAAGGCACTGTTGCTGGGGGGTGCCGGGTCGTACAGCCCCTCCTGTTGTGCGGCAGACGTGGAGAGCGTCGCCATGACGAGCATGGCCGCGAGAGGCTGTCTGGGCATGGGCTCAGGGTAGGTATCCGGCGCTACCA
This genomic interval from Deinococcus aerius contains the following:
- a CDS encoding alginate O-acetyltransferase AlgX-related protein; this encodes MTIPGFLLSSGLLLAGLGAAQEMPARASETPPLQGCAKSSDYDGKGSFELFGKNGFIFESPEFQDTYEFKGAGQLTLLVNAFRARGSELILVPVPSRAIKYAGGLDLTAYPRLDFSSQKFVQSWEQMIASARGTGAHVVDLLPDILAFKPGARGEDFFYPRDHHWTTSGAEKAAEETAELIAGIIKARQWTLPTKKGTLTFTGGSSFTGSYGNRFESVCGQKLPKMTSYQARYEQEDESLLGDEDAVVGIFGDSFGQGFPDSNFGPLLEYKTGLNTVNYSSAGAGPLLSLYGYLADPGVREKLPKFIVVPFMGWLSNNAFDYNQATAALLSCTDRTRLARVDFPAGQEKISFGTLPQTDARKLVHIHTNETTNYLEVRGKYTDGSPMRWENWRVSADYFRGSRNDFYSLASVGRTPLEASIAIDGRKPTAGYAEVCLVDLGNPQGDLPSP
- a CDS encoding alginate O-acetyltransferase AlgX-related protein is translated as MTEFARDHVKNDGQRHAVPAVLHWLPGLFLLAVLGAGALLALTSPGARTLPRDQNVRAGEWTAAYEKGLDAGVPWRRPALDLWGGVGYRLFGEAQPGAVVGRDGWLYTSEEFETAPTDAREVRDKLRYVDQVRRELARDGARLVVALIPAKARLYSSHLGGARVPASKTPEYETFRRGLEAEGIVAPDLYAALRRAAAGGSPNLFFRTDTHWTPDGAGVAARTVASRVRSLGLELPAGEFRGARAAPALYPGDLLRYLPGVERAPSTSDWVRARSTERLDGGGGLLGDEGIAVTLVGTSYSAPSSANVWDFAGQLQQALGTEVLNVADQGRGPFLPMRDYLRSPERTSTPPRVVIWEIPERYLRVNYPELDSAGAAPHARETPGTPPAQGAT
- a CDS encoding MBOAT family O-acyltransferase, whose amino-acid sequence is MVFSSNVFLFLFLPAFLVVYYLLPFRWRSGWILVGSYALYGWWRLDFLWLLVGVTLAAYVFALALGRAEGRRRFQILAVAVALNLGALGYFKYANFGVESFNAVVTSLGFAPFAWAPILLPIGLSFFIFHAISYLVDVYRREEPPTHNLLDFAAFIALFPHLIAGPVLKYNLLADQFRHRTHTLEGFSYGATRFMTGFAKKVLIADSIAPLVTAAFNQPNPTLADSWLGALAYTLQLYFDFSGYSDMAIGLAAMMGFKFPENFNHPYISRSITEFWRRWHMSLSSWLREYLYIGLGGNRKGRARTYLNLFLTMVLGGLWHGANWTFLLWGMWHGGLLATERRMKEAGLWRPSPAWLTIPGTMLLVILGWVMFRADNVADAFGMYRGMVGLNGAGLSDTLAWQVRPSELVTMLVAAVLVYVAPVWGERVGDVGSRLLRPRLAVAATTALLPLFVLAILKLSAQSYTPFLYFQF
- a CDS encoding alginate O-acetyltransferase AlgF codes for the protein MPRQPLAAMLVMATLSTSAAQQEGLYDPAPPSNSAFVRVAGAPAATLGTRSVVADKGAVSTYVVIPQGDVSVRAGAASQKFRVEAGKFYTVVLHGGKLSLLPDAPADNRAKALLVVYNLSSLPSVDLKTADGKTTVIQGVKPGESGNRAVNGITVDLATFAGPRSLNVMKAVRLERGKAYAIVVTDGGTTLTASTTTR